One Triticum dicoccoides isolate Atlit2015 ecotype Zavitan chromosome 4B, WEW_v2.0, whole genome shotgun sequence genomic window carries:
- the LOC119294082 gene encoding alpha-amylase/trypsin inhibitor CM16 → MASKSNCVLLLAAVLVSIFAAVAAIGNEDCTPWMSTLITPLPSCRDYVEQQACRIETPGSPYLAKQQCCGELANIPQQCRCQALRYFMGPKSRPDQSGLMELPGCPREVQMDFVRILVTPGYCNLTTVHNTPYCLAMEESQWS, encoded by the coding sequence ATGGCGTCCAAGTCCAACTGCGTTCTCCTCTTGGCCGCCGTCCTAGTCTCCATCtttgccgccgttgccgccatcggCAATGAAGATTGCACCCCATGGATGAGTACTCTGATCACTCCACTCCCAAGCTGCCGTGACTATGTGGAACAACAAGCATGTCGCATCGAAACGCCCGGGTCGCCGTACCTCGCCAAGCAGCAGTGCTGTGGGGAGCTTGCAAACATTCCGCAGCAGTGCCGATGCCAGGCGCTGCGCTACTTCATGGGGCCGAAGTCTCGTCCGGATCAGAGCGGCCTCATGGAACTCCCCGGATGCCCTAGGGAGGTGCAGATGGACTTCGTGAGGATACTCGTCACGCCGGGGTACTGCAACTTGACGACCGTTCACAACACTCCGTACTGCCTCGCTATGGAGGAGTCTCAGTGGAGCTAG